Proteins co-encoded in one Diprion similis isolate iyDipSimi1 chromosome 13, iyDipSimi1.1, whole genome shotgun sequence genomic window:
- the LOC124413875 gene encoding uncharacterized protein LOC124413875, translating into MEEIIRIQKPVTFDESIAHSEVHAHQPFASSTFGNNDEIRISVQNQNECVLPEKSSLHIHGKVTKEDYSMVAATKLVNMAVCHMFEEIRYELNGVEIDRNKNVGITSIMKGYLSLTPGQQRGLENTGWLSVADINLADDAGNFDVVIPLRYLLGFAEDYCRVVVNAKHELILTRTNTDLNAVLQTNNTEKFKITLKKVEWLLPYIKLADKPKIQLLNYIAKDSAIPMSFRSWETYVYPMLPSTARHVWAVKTSTQLEKPRYVIMGFQTARKNEALKNASEFDHCRIRDVKLFLNSQCYPYGNLNLDISNNQYAILYDMYVQFQTSYYNKEAEPLLSKSEFIKRASLIVIDCSKQNESLKTGPVDIRLEFEASVEFPRNTAAYCMILHDRVVEYSPISGTVKKLV; encoded by the coding sequence ATGGaggaaataataagaatacagAAACCCGTGACATTCGACGAATCGATCGCACACTCTGAGGTTCACGCTCACCAGCCATTTGCATCATCGACCTTTGGGAAtaacgatgaaattcgaatttccgtTCAAAATCAGAACGAGTGCGTGCTACCGGAAAAAAGCTCCCTGCACATTCACGGGAAAGTTACAAAAGAAGATTATTCCATGGTGGCCGCTACAAAATTGGTCAACATGGCTGTTTGCCATATGTTTGAGGAAATTCGATACGAGTTGAACGGTGTGGAAattgatcgaaataaaaatgtgggcATCACCAGCATCATGAAGGGATACTTATCCCTCACCCCAGGGCAACAGCGCGGCTTGGAGAACACCGGTTGGCTGAGCGTTGCCGATATCAACCTGGCCGATGATGCTGgaaattttgatgtcgttATACCGCTGCGTTATCTGCTGGGATTCGCCGAGGATTATTGCCGAGTCGTCGTTAATGCCAAACATGAGTTGATTCTCACACGCACTAACACCGATTTAAATGCTGTACTTCAGACAAACAATACCGAGAAGTTTAAAATTACCCTCAAAAAAGTCGAGTGGCTGCTGCCCTACATCAAACTAGCCGACAAGCCGAAAATCCAGCTACTCAACTACATCGCCAAGGACTCGGCCATTCCCATGAGTTTTCGTTCTTGGGAAACGTACGTGTATCCGATGCTGCCATCAACGGCGCGGCATGTCTGGGCGGTCAAGACATCGACACAGCTGGAGAAGCCTAGATACGTCATAATGGGATTCCAAACTGCAAGGAAAAACGAGGCATTGAAAAATGCTAGCGAATTCGATCATTGTAGAATAAGAGATGTGAAACTCTTTCTCAACTCACAGTGTTACCCCTATGGGAATTTAAATCTAGATATTTCCAATAATCAATACGCCATTCTGTACGATATGTATGTCCAGTTTCAAACATCCTACTACAACAAGGAAGCCGAACCTCTGCTCTcgaaaagtgaatttataaaacgcgCTTCCCTGATCGTCATCGATTgctcaaaacaaaatgaatcgtTGAAAACCGGACCGGTGGACATCCGGCTGGAATTTGAAGCAAGCGTAGAATTTCCTCGAAACACCGCAGCCTACTGTATGATCTTGCACGATCGGGTCGTTGAGTACAGTCCGATTAGTGGCACGGTCAAGAAATTAGTATAA